A single Candidatus Polarisedimenticolaceae bacterium DNA region contains:
- a CDS encoding OmpA family protein codes for MNNNRRRIILLGLLAAASLARADEAKPGEQVERNLSTDQTFQQWSKDPKDLAGDRSDKLETRAVPHEQLETVKLKNVVPPIHFESGVAKIPADDVDKLAKILESMRYRKNVRVHFVGHADSQHLSQGLANVFGDNMGLSRERAGEVAEYFKKSLGLPPEAITYEWAGDTQPIASNETEEGRGQNRRVEVEVWYDETRQGTKDEEFVAPSDVKRIKVCRTEALCLLRYKEGMARRARVKNLVVPLRYEDDQAAVPDAFVQQIRQAWTNLHDKQQVLVKLVGYTDDGPLGERDRRIYGDALALSKARARRVALAVQEALGLPNAAIVSDGRGSASPLASNETVQGRALNRRVEVEFWYDEPLEELSDELQLCPGDAGEEMTTKVFDPPWGPIADLELTNGRATVPDGYGAAVARALAAVSDRRNPRVRFVGYTKNERLDRRTATVYGDDIGLSTDRARRAQDLVMTDAALASASAEHEGRGDVQSDDVVNAGFTDGERSFVRVQVVYDEPVPLDDDAINVTKMNHEIDPKSPYDLNVMRITVDGKPIDDPGVSSSDVQRCTDVALDQARIQFRFDNLESRPRLAVAAHPVALAMSGDDPAASTVTFRMYDNYKSYIARAEVRIFDKDQSLVAVPLATVAVDPEGLATWQPPAQILAGSTRELKFVLRAYDAKGHFDETEAHSLWLTREAPKATDGTQDLLAAYGESDLIRHQIPTDGGKVTVEGSGVPAGHTVWVAGRQVPVDPQGRFAAEEILPAGAHTVEVAVLDDAGNGSLYLRDLELKKRDLFYMGIADVTVSANHSSGPADQLQGENAPQPFDSSVDGRFAFYVNGKVSEHWNLTASADTGEGPIHDIFSNFLDKSPQSLFRRIDPDYAYPTFGDDSVVEEMAPTQGKFYVKASHGPSYAMWGNFTVDYAGNELAQVDRGLYGASGRFASESTTSFGERKAVVEGFAAQPGTVGSFEEFLGTGGSLYYLHHQDVLTGSERVRIEIRDKDSQIVNGVVDLRPGVDYDIDYIQGRVLLTQPLSSVADDNLLVRTSGLSGNQAYLVARYEYTPSVGDLSATAVGGQAHYWFGDHVRLGVTGNSNKEGDTDSTLGAADLTLRKSTDSWIRVQGGRSDGALSTTQSSTDGGFAFSSTDPAAFTDANASAYRADASMGFGDFFKGAKGRLTLYGQSRDAGYSAQGQQTLKDTEQYGGTLAVPIGGRVSLLAKGDQTTEDQGLDHRSLELDLHVKVTDKWSVQTGVRDDKREDHSPVVPATQEQGERTDAVAQVAYEPGPQWRAYGFVQGTLASDGNREDNNRAGVGGSYRPTQRFRLDAEASDGDLGPGGKLGTTYLYSDRTSVYLNYSLENERTDNGMQDRRGTVTTGMKRRLSDDSSVYVEERYQDSTALTGLTHAAGIDLVKRERWNLGASAEVGTLVNPQTDQHTDRRAAGIRIGYGLDWIQWSSAIEYRRDDQEQLDLSHDERTTWLFRNHFKLILSPDWRMVGKIDHSFSDSSLGDFYGGGYTEVVLGYAYRPVKNDRWNALAKYTFFDNVPTAGQVGAVNTPVEYLQRSHIASFDLSYDISKAWTLGGKYAYRLGEASLDRTNPTYFDNAAHFAVLRADFRFLKNWETMAEVRTLDTPNSGQRRSGVLAAVYRTLGKSFKVGAGYNFTDFSDDLTDLSSKHQGVFVNVVGTTW; via the coding sequence ATGAACAACAACCGTCGCCGGATCATCCTTCTCGGCCTTCTCGCGGCCGCGAGCCTCGCCCGCGCCGACGAGGCGAAGCCGGGCGAGCAGGTCGAGCGGAACCTCTCGACCGATCAGACGTTCCAGCAGTGGTCGAAGGATCCGAAGGACCTCGCGGGAGACCGGAGCGACAAGCTCGAGACCCGTGCCGTTCCGCACGAGCAGCTCGAGACCGTGAAGCTCAAGAACGTCGTCCCGCCGATCCACTTCGAGTCGGGCGTCGCGAAGATCCCGGCGGACGACGTCGACAAGCTCGCGAAGATCCTCGAGAGCATGCGCTACCGGAAGAACGTCCGCGTTCACTTCGTGGGGCATGCCGATTCGCAGCACCTTTCCCAAGGGCTCGCGAACGTCTTCGGGGACAACATGGGCCTGTCTCGCGAGCGCGCGGGCGAGGTCGCCGAGTACTTCAAGAAGAGCCTCGGGCTGCCGCCCGAAGCGATCACCTACGAGTGGGCGGGGGACACGCAGCCGATCGCCTCGAACGAGACGGAGGAAGGCCGCGGACAGAACCGGCGTGTCGAGGTCGAGGTCTGGTACGACGAGACCCGCCAGGGGACGAAGGACGAGGAGTTCGTCGCCCCGAGCGACGTCAAGCGGATCAAGGTCTGCCGGACGGAGGCGCTCTGCCTGCTCCGCTACAAGGAAGGGATGGCGCGCCGCGCACGCGTCAAGAACCTCGTCGTGCCGCTACGCTACGAGGACGACCAGGCCGCCGTTCCCGACGCGTTCGTGCAGCAAATCCGGCAGGCGTGGACGAACCTTCACGACAAGCAGCAGGTCCTCGTCAAGCTCGTCGGCTACACCGACGACGGCCCGCTCGGGGAGCGTGACCGGCGGATCTACGGCGACGCCCTCGCGCTCTCGAAGGCGCGGGCGCGCCGGGTCGCGCTTGCGGTGCAGGAGGCCCTCGGCCTGCCGAACGCCGCGATCGTCAGCGACGGCCGCGGGAGCGCGTCGCCGCTCGCCTCGAACGAGACCGTCCAGGGACGCGCGCTCAACCGGCGCGTCGAGGTCGAGTTCTGGTACGACGAGCCGCTCGAGGAGCTCTCCGACGAGCTTCAGCTCTGCCCCGGCGACGCCGGCGAGGAGATGACGACGAAGGTGTTCGATCCGCCGTGGGGACCGATCGCCGACCTCGAGCTCACGAACGGCCGCGCGACGGTGCCCGACGGGTACGGGGCGGCCGTGGCCCGCGCGCTGGCGGCGGTCTCCGATCGCCGGAACCCGCGCGTCCGGTTCGTCGGCTACACGAAGAACGAGCGTCTCGACCGCCGCACCGCCACCGTGTACGGCGACGACATCGGCCTCTCCACCGACCGGGCGCGGCGCGCGCAGGACCTCGTCATGACGGACGCGGCGCTCGCGTCAGCTTCGGCCGAGCACGAAGGACGGGGCGACGTCCAGTCCGACGACGTCGTCAACGCGGGGTTCACCGACGGCGAGCGGTCGTTCGTCCGCGTCCAGGTCGTCTACGACGAGCCGGTCCCCCTGGACGACGACGCCATCAACGTCACCAAGATGAATCACGAGATCGACCCGAAGAGCCCGTACGACCTCAACGTCATGCGCATCACCGTCGATGGGAAGCCGATCGACGACCCGGGCGTCAGCTCGTCGGACGTGCAGCGCTGCACCGACGTCGCGCTCGACCAGGCGAGGATCCAGTTCCGCTTCGACAATCTCGAGTCGCGGCCGCGCCTCGCCGTCGCCGCGCATCCGGTCGCCCTCGCGATGAGCGGGGACGATCCCGCGGCGTCGACCGTGACGTTCCGGATGTACGACAACTACAAGAGCTACATCGCGCGCGCCGAGGTCCGGATCTTCGACAAGGACCAGTCGCTCGTGGCCGTGCCGCTCGCGACCGTCGCGGTCGATCCGGAGGGGCTGGCCACCTGGCAGCCGCCGGCGCAGATCCTCGCGGGTTCCACGCGCGAGCTGAAGTTCGTGCTTCGCGCCTACGACGCGAAGGGTCACTTCGACGAGACCGAGGCACACTCCCTCTGGCTGACGCGTGAGGCGCCGAAGGCGACCGACGGAACGCAGGACCTCCTCGCCGCCTACGGCGAGAGCGATCTCATCCGTCATCAGATCCCGACGGACGGCGGCAAGGTGACGGTCGAAGGCAGCGGCGTCCCCGCGGGTCACACCGTCTGGGTCGCGGGCCGCCAGGTGCCGGTCGATCCGCAGGGTCGCTTCGCCGCGGAGGAGATCCTCCCGGCCGGCGCGCACACGGTCGAGGTCGCGGTCCTGGACGACGCCGGGAACGGCTCGCTCTACCTCCGCGACCTCGAGCTCAAGAAGCGCGACCTCTTCTACATGGGCATCGCCGACGTCACCGTCTCGGCGAATCACTCGAGCGGGCCGGCGGATCAACTCCAGGGTGAGAACGCCCCGCAGCCGTTCGACTCGTCGGTGGACGGCCGCTTCGCCTTCTACGTCAACGGGAAGGTGAGCGAGCACTGGAACCTGACCGCGAGCGCCGACACGGGCGAGGGGCCGATCCACGACATCTTCAGCAACTTCCTCGACAAGTCCCCCCAGTCGCTCTTCCGCCGCATCGACCCCGACTACGCCTATCCGACGTTCGGCGACGACAGCGTCGTCGAGGAGATGGCGCCGACGCAGGGCAAGTTCTACGTCAAGGCGAGCCATGGGCCGAGCTACGCGATGTGGGGCAACTTCACGGTCGACTACGCGGGCAACGAGCTGGCGCAGGTCGATCGCGGTCTCTACGGCGCCTCCGGCCGCTTTGCTTCGGAATCGACGACGAGCTTCGGCGAGCGCAAGGCGGTCGTCGAGGGCTTCGCGGCGCAGCCGGGCACCGTCGGCAGCTTCGAGGAGTTCCTCGGCACCGGCGGCTCACTCTATTACCTCCATCACCAGGACGTGCTCACCGGATCCGAGCGCGTGCGCATCGAGATCCGCGACAAGGACTCGCAGATCGTCAACGGGGTCGTCGACCTGCGGCCCGGCGTCGACTACGACATCGACTACATCCAGGGCCGCGTCCTCCTGACGCAGCCGCTGTCGTCGGTCGCCGACGACAACCTGCTCGTCCGCACGAGCGGGCTCTCCGGCAACCAGGCCTATCTCGTCGCCCGTTACGAGTACACACCGAGCGTCGGCGACCTGAGCGCCACGGCGGTCGGCGGTCAGGCCCACTACTGGTTCGGCGATCACGTGCGCCTCGGCGTGACCGGCAACTCCAACAAGGAAGGCGACACCGACAGCACCCTCGGCGCCGCCGACCTGACGCTTCGCAAGAGCACCGACTCGTGGATCCGGGTCCAGGGCGGCCGGAGCGACGGCGCGCTCTCGACGACGCAGTCCTCGACCGACGGCGGCTTCGCGTTCTCGAGCACCGACCCCGCCGCGTTCACCGACGCGAACGCCTCGGCCTACCGGGCGGACGCGAGCATGGGCTTCGGCGACTTCTTCAAGGGGGCGAAGGGCCGCCTCACCCTCTACGGCCAGAGCCGCGACGCCGGATACTCGGCGCAAGGCCAGCAAACCCTCAAGGACACCGAGCAGTACGGCGGCACGCTCGCGGTCCCGATCGGCGGCCGCGTGAGCCTCCTGGCGAAGGGCGACCAGACGACCGAGGACCAGGGGCTCGACCACCGGTCGCTCGAGCTCGACCTGCACGTCAAGGTGACCGACAAGTGGAGCGTCCAGACCGGCGTCCGCGACGACAAGCGCGAAGACCACTCGCCGGTCGTTCCGGCGACGCAGGAGCAGGGCGAGCGCACCGACGCGGTCGCGCAGGTCGCTTACGAGCCCGGCCCGCAGTGGCGCGCTTACGGGTTCGTCCAGGGAACGCTCGCTTCCGACGGCAACCGCGAGGACAACAATCGCGCGGGCGTCGGCGGCTCGTACCGTCCGACGCAGCGCTTCCGTCTCGACGCCGAGGCCAGCGACGGCGACCTCGGCCCGGGCGGCAAGCTGGGAACGACCTACCTCTACTCCGACCGGACGAGCGTCTACCTGAATTACTCGCTCGAGAACGAGCGCACGGACAACGGAATGCAGGATCGTCGCGGAACCGTGACCACGGGGATGAAGCGGCGCCTGTCGGACGACTCGAGCGTCTACGTCGAGGAGCGCTATCAGGACAGTACGGCGCTCACCGGCCTCACGCACGCCGCCGGCATCGATCTCGTGAAGCGCGAGCGCTGGAACCTCGGCGCCTCAGCGGAAGTCGGCACGCTCGTCAACCCGCAGACCGACCAGCACACCGATCGCCGTGCCGCGGGGATTCGCATCGGCTACGGGCTCGATTGGATCCAGTGGTCGTCGGCGATCGAATACCGTCGCGACGATCAGGAGCAGCTCGACCTCTCACACGACGAGCGGACGACGTGGCTCTTCCGGAACCACTTCAAGCTGATCCTCTCCCCCGACTGGCGCATGGTCGGCAAGATCGATCACTCGTTCAGCGACAGCTCGCTCGGCGACTTCTACGGCGGCGGCTACACCGAGGTCGTGCTCGGCTACGCCTACCGGCCTGTCAAGAACGACCGGTGGAACGCGCTCGCGAAGTACACCTTCTTCGACAACGTGCCGACCGCCGGTCAAGTGGGCGCTGTGAACACCCCCGTCGAGTACCTCCAGAGGAGCCACATCGCCTCGTTCGACCTTTCTTACGACATCTCGAAGGCGTGGACGCTCGGCGGCAAGTACGCCTACCGTCTCGGCGAGGCGAGCCTCGACCGCACGAACCCGACCTACTTCGACAACGCTGCGCACTTCGCGGTGCTACGAGCGGACTTCCGGTTCCTCAAGAACTGGGAAACGATGGCCGAGGTCCGCACGCTCGACACCCCCAACTCGGGCCAGCGCAGGAGCGGCGTCCTCGCCGCGGTCTACCGCACGCTCGGCAAGAGCTTCAAGGTCGGCGCTGGCTACAACTTCACCGACTTCTCCGACGACCTCACCGACCTGAGCTCGAAGCACCAGGGCGTCTTCGTCAACGTCGTCGGCACGACGTGGTAG